The genomic interval GCGGCGAGGAGCGGTTCGACGCCCGGCACGCCCGTCGAACCCGCCTCGACGACTGGTGCGTCCGCTCGCTCGCGGGCGGCCGCCGCGACGTCCCCCGACTCGCGACCGGCGACCCGTACCGCGAGTCGCTGGCTTCCTACAGTTTCAGACATCGTGCATCGTCTCGAACAACTGTTCTCAAGCCAGCCCCAAATAAGTTTGTTCACGCCGCCTATCCGCCAGAAAGCGGCGACTCGCGCCGGTTCGAACGACGCGCTTTTCCAGCGGCCACAACTACTATGCGCGATGCCCGACCAGCGCGACCGCGGCGTCGTCCTCGCCGGCGGCGACAGCACGCGGTTCGGCGACGCCGACAAGGCCCTCGCGGCCGTGGCGGGGACGCCGATGGTGCGCCGCGTCTTCGACGCGCTCGCGGACGCCACCGGCACGCCGCCCGCCGTCGCCGCCGGCTCCAGCCCCCCCGACGCGTACCGCCGCGTCCTCCCCGACGGCGTGCGGTTCGTTCCGGACGACGACGACTACGCCGGCCCGCTCGCCGGCCTCGCCGCGGCCGCGGCCGGACTCGACGCCGACTGGCTGTTCGCCGCCGCCACCGACCTCCCCCGGCTCGACGCGCCCGCCGTGCGGTGGCTCGCGGCCGAACGCACCCCGGACTGCGACGCGGTCGTGCCGGTCGCCCCGGACGGCGTCCAACAGCCGCTCTGCGCGTGGTACCGCCGCAGGGCCGTTCTCGACGCGCTCACGAACGTGGCGGGGACGGCGGGACCGCGCGCCCTCCTCGACCGCCTCGCCGTCCGCCGCGTCACCCAGGCCGACGCGCCGCCGGCGGTGTCGCTCGCGGACGCGCTCACGAACGTCAACACCCGCGACGAGTTCGGCTCCCTCGACCCCTGACCGCGCCGCGCGCCGCGCGCCGCGCGCCTCGTCTTGGTAACAGTCGTAATCCCACGGTACGGATTCCCTACCCGCGGAAGCCGGTAGTTACGGTTGGTTAGCGAATTTTTATACTCCTGTGAGTCCCCGGGCTAAGGTGATGTCCACAGTCAGCGCAGACAAGAACAGGTGGCTCATCGCGCTCTCGGCGGTCGCGATCCACCTCTCCATCGGTAGCATTTACGCGTACAGCATCTACCAAAACCCGCTCCAGGAGAGCCAGGGCTGGTCGAGTACTGACGTCACGCTCGCGTTCTCCATCGCCATCTTCGTCCTCGGCTTCACGGCCGCGTTCCTCGGGAAGTACGTCGAGAAGTACGGCCCCCGGAAATCCGGGCTGGCCGCCGCCGTCCTGTACGGCCTCGGCATGATCGGCTCCGGGCTCAGCGTACAGATCGGGAGCCTGCCGCTGTTCCTCGCCGCGTTCGGCGTCGTCGGCGGCATGGGTCTCGGTCTCGGCTACATCACTCCCATCGGCACGCTCGTCGAGTGGTTCCCGGACCGCCGCGGCATGGCGACCGGCCTCGCCGTCATGGGCTTCGGGGCGGGCGCGCTCGTCACCAGCCCGCTCGGCAACGAACTGATGCTCAGCTTCAGCACGGGAGCCGCGGAGTACACGCCCGGCGGCATCGCAACGACCTTCTACGCGCTCGGCGCGCTCTACTTCGTCCTGATGGCGGCTGGCGCGAGCTACCTCAAGAAACCGCCCGAGGACTGGCTCCCCGAGTCGATGCACGACATCGAGGACGCCCAGGAGCAGGCGTCCGGCGCGCTCCCCGGCCTCGACATCCTCAGCGCCGCGGAAGCCCGCGGAACCCCGCGCTTCTTCCTCATCT from Salarchaeum japonicum carries:
- the mobA gene encoding molybdenum cofactor guanylyltransferase, giving the protein MPDQRDRGVVLAGGDSTRFGDADKALAAVAGTPMVRRVFDALADATGTPPAVAAGSSPPDAYRRVLPDGVRFVPDDDDYAGPLAGLAAAAAGLDADWLFAAATDLPRLDAPAVRWLAAERTPDCDAVVPVAPDGVQQPLCAWYRRRAVLDALTNVAGTAGPRALLDRLAVRRVTQADAPPAVSLADALTNVNTRDEFGSLDP
- a CDS encoding L-lactate MFS transporter; this translates as MSTVSADKNRWLIALSAVAIHLSIGSIYAYSIYQNPLQESQGWSSTDVTLAFSIAIFVLGFTAAFLGKYVEKYGPRKSGLAAAVLYGLGMIGSGLSVQIGSLPLFLAAFGVVGGMGLGLGYITPIGTLVEWFPDRRGMATGLAVMGFGAGALVTSPLGNELMLSFSTGAAEYTPGGIATTFYALGALYFVLMAAGASYLKKPPEDWLPESMHDIEDAQEQASGALPGLDILSAAEARGTPRFFLIWGIVFINITAGIMLLAFASPMLQEIGGATATTAAFITGYIGIFNGGGRIFWSTLSDYIGRTTTYAAFMVIQIVAFFVMVQITGVWALAALLFLIITCYGGGFACLPAYLSDLFGTKDVSAIHGYALTAWAIAGVVGPQLASYVVETTGNYTNALYVVNGLLVVGLVLVVVLWRRLQRFEEASASPASA